A part of Thermotoga petrophila RKU-1 genomic DNA contains:
- a CDS encoding carbohydrate ABC transporter permease, translating to MSKKKNKLLRVIISVALWLFAALWYAPIFWMFSTSLKESTTATSEYPPKWIPDNPTLDNYKRIFAPASGISVSKGIINSLIVSILGTLAGLVVAVPAAYALSRLKFKGKKVVFWSYVAVLAFPGIIFLIPHYFIIYRLGLMDTLAALILPGLGGTFGVFLLRQYMLGIPRELEDAAWIDGCSKLRFLVTIVVPYIKPAMIVLGLMSFLGYWNSFLWPLLVLSSPEKFTLPIALVRFNAGWGDPYRGIGTLMAGAFISVAPVLVIFIVFRKYLMQGIYLGSVGKE from the coding sequence ATGTCGAAGAAAAAGAATAAACTGTTAAGAGTTATCATCTCTGTTGCTTTATGGCTTTTTGCTGCTCTCTGGTATGCACCCATATTCTGGATGTTTTCCACGTCTTTGAAAGAATCAACAACGGCAACCTCTGAGTATCCACCCAAGTGGATCCCTGATAATCCCACGCTGGATAATTATAAGCGAATCTTTGCACCTGCGAGCGGTATAAGTGTTTCAAAGGGAATAATCAATAGTTTGATTGTCTCCATTCTGGGAACATTGGCAGGATTGGTAGTGGCTGTCCCGGCTGCTTATGCTCTTTCCAGATTGAAGTTCAAAGGAAAGAAAGTCGTATTTTGGAGCTATGTAGCGGTTCTTGCTTTTCCCGGGATCATCTTTCTAATACCTCATTATTTTATTATCTATCGTTTAGGGCTCATGGATACACTTGCGGCTCTCATTCTTCCAGGACTCGGAGGAACTTTTGGGGTCTTTCTCCTGAGACAGTATATGCTTGGCATACCCAGAGAACTGGAGGATGCCGCATGGATAGATGGTTGTTCAAAACTCAGATTTCTTGTGACCATAGTAGTGCCGTACATCAAACCCGCAATGATTGTTCTGGGATTGATGTCTTTCTTAGGATACTGGAACAGTTTTCTCTGGCCTCTCCTTGTTCTTTCTTCACCTGAGAAATTCACACTGCCAATAGCTCTCGTTCGATTCAATGCAGGATGGGGTGATCCTTACAGAGGAATAGGAACTCTTATGGCTGGCGCATTCATTTCTGTGGCTCCCGTTCTTGTGATATTTATCGTTTTCAGGAAGTATCTCATGCAGGGAATCTACCTGGGATCCGTTGGAAAAGAATGA